A genomic segment from Aegilops tauschii subsp. strangulata cultivar AL8/78 chromosome 1, Aet v6.0, whole genome shotgun sequence encodes:
- the LOC109755819 gene encoding uncharacterized protein translates to MADRCRAVGAAGSTVAAGACRTAPLEVNAAARSTGGGAAARCRAAGASRLLDEERQGRLELAERRRRRLELVDRRANLSNSSKEHATRCPVWLGDLIDAKKLGGSAAGSDMLHLPVAGVATAGPKTQCTTLMYM, encoded by the exons ATGGCTGATCGATGTAGAGCGGTGGGGGCGGCTGGATCGACGGTGGCGGCTGGAGCTTGCAGAACGGCGCCACTGGAGGTCAACGCGGCGGCTCGATCGACTGGGGGCGGCGCGGCTGCTCGATGTAGAGCGGCAGGGGCGTCGCGGCTGCTCGATGAAGAGCGGCAGGGGCGGCTGGAGCTTGcagaacggcggcggcggaggctggAGCTTGTAGATCGGCGGGCCAACCTGAGCAACAGCTCCAAGGAGCACGCCACTAGGTGCCCGGTCTGGCTGGGGGACCTCATCGACGCCAAGAAGTTGGGAGGCAGTGCTGCTGGCAGTGATATGCTGCACCTCCCTGTCGCCGGCGTGGCTACTGCAG GTCCAAAGACACAGTGTACTACGCTCATGTATATGTGA